TTGATCATTGGAAAATCTTTGATAGCTTTGACCATCGCATCGATCAAAAACGGCGTGAAAGTTAATTTAAATCCTTCGCGCTTCTCGAACGTATTTTTATGCTTATCACGGAACTTGACGACATGCGACATATCCACTTCTGTGAGGGAATAAACATGAGCCGACGTATCGATACTGCGGCGCATGTGTTCCGCGGTCAGTTTGCGGATATTGTTCATTTCGATCAATTCCGAACGTTCGCGATTAAAGCCGTATTTGACTTCCGCCACTTGTTTAGCAGCCGTTGTCGAAGCCATTGTTGTTCCAACTGCACCGCCTTTTGGACGTCTCGTAAGATACGCCAAAATATCATTTTTGGTCACCCGTCCGTTTAAACCGGTTCCGGGAATCGTTTCTAATTCGGCAACCGAGATACCTTCAACTTTTGCAATGTTGCGTACGAGAGGAGAATAAAAACGCGACCCGTTACCGCCAGTTGCGACTGTTGCTGCGACAGTAGTTGCAACAGCGGCGGTTTGTTTTTGAAAATCGTCAATGGAACTGGAGAAATGCATCGGCGATTCTTGTTTGGTTTCTACTTTTGTTTCAACTTTAACTTCCGCTTTCGGAGCAGGAGTTGTTGAAGGAGCGGATACAGCCGCTGAGGCATCGGTCTCGATTCGGGCGATCAACGTGCCAACCGAAACCGTCTCGCCTTCAGGCACCAAAATTTCAGCCAGAACGCCTGCAGACGGTGATGGAATCTCCGAATCAACTTTGTCGGTACTTATTTCCAAAACGGTTTCATCTTTGGCAATTTTATCGCCAATTTTTTTATGCCACTTCAGAATCTTGCCTTCAGCAATACTTTCTCCCATTTGCGGCATTACCATATCTACTTTAGCCATAATATATTCTCCGATTGTTGTATATGAGTTAAATGAAATTTCAAATTTGTCCTTCGTCCATCAGGCGGCATCCTTCCATCAGGAGATTCATCGTAGACATCGGGATCATTTCATGTGTATTCATGTTTTCGGGATCTTTGAATTTAAAAATAAAGCTGCCTTCTTTGATCGTCAGGATCCGATACACGGCATGTTCGCCTTGAAGATTTTTTCCACTATGCGTATGAGCCGCCGAATAAATTTCGCCATTGTTAACTTTAATCGTTCCTTCGCCGCCATTATCTCCCACGATCGACAAAACCCCGGTCTTTTTACCGAGATTGATCATTTGGATCAATTCGATCGGATTCAGATAGGATAACTTTCCCGATAAATCCGACAGGGCGTTCTTCACACGGTTAATCTCAGTCGTCACGGCTTCATCAAGCGTTGCGATTTCCGCCCAATGCCCGTATCGGTCCAATAACGTTTTTCGGTCGAGAAAATTCAAAATAAAACTGCCCACCCGAATTTTATCACCCACTTCCAGAAGCCTTTGAGTTATTTTTTCTGTATTCACAAAAGTACCATTCGTACTTTGTAAATCAGACAAAAGGAACTGGTCGTTCTGGCAACGGATCGAAGCATGTTTTCTGCTAACGTACGGAGATTGTAGTACAACGGTGTTTTCCAAAGCACGCCCTATGTATACCACTTCTTTCGGGTCAACAAAACATGGCTTTACATTGGTTCCAACCAAAAAATACGCCGCATTCATACGGTTACGGTTAGATGAAACGAGGCTGAATTAATGCAACTCTTCTGAAACGCCCCAAAATAGGAGTTTCCATTGATTATATCAATATGTCTTTTTGCTTATGTTAAAATCCCCATAACACAAATGCGCTCCAAAATGCCGGGTGATTCCACTCTTTATGGCGTATCATATCCATCTTTGCAGAACGCAATGCCGTGGCCGTGTCGAGCGATCGGATC
This DNA window, taken from bacterium, encodes the following:
- a CDS encoding DUF4388 domain-containing protein, whose protein sequence is MNAAYFLVGTNVKPCFVDPKEVVYIGRALENTVVLQSPYVSRKHASIRCQNDQFLLSDLQSTNGTFVNTEKITQRLLEVGDKIRVGSFILNFLDRKTLLDRYGHWAEIATLDEAVTTEINRVKNALSDLSGKLSYLNPIELIQMINLGKKTGVLSIVGDNGGEGTIKVNNGEIYSAAHTHSGKNLQGEHAVYRILTIKEGSFIFKFKDPENMNTHEMIPMSTMNLLMEGCRLMDEGQI
- a CDS encoding 2-oxo acid dehydrogenase subunit E2; amino-acid sequence: MAKVDMVMPQMGESIAEGKILKWHKKIGDKIAKDETVLEISTDKVDSEIPSPSAGVLAEILVPEGETVSVGTLIARIETDASAAVSAPSTTPAPKAEVKVETKVETKQESPMHFSSSIDDFQKQTAAVATTVAATVATGGNGSRFYSPLVRNIAKVEGISVAELETIPGTGLNGRVTKNDILAYLTRRPKGGAVGTTMASTTAAKQVAEVKYGFNRERSELIEMNNIRKLTAEHMRRSIDTSAHVYSLTEVDMSHVVKFRDKHKNTFEKREGFKLTFTPFLIDAMVKAIKDFPMINISVEGNTIIKKNYVNIGMAVSIENNTALIVPVIKDVDTLNLTGICRAANDLALRARSKKLKPDEIQDGTITLTNMGVFGTTAGFPIINQPQVAIMGVGAIKKRPVVIENEDGEDSIAIRPIMYASLSYDHRVVDGALGGQFIQRVAYHLENFDVNTPL